Proteins encoded in a region of the Candidatus Methylomirabilis lanthanidiphila genome:
- a CDS encoding cytochrome C — MADVKENTTPKPSAQSSGAKEPIVADRVHVWPYLVRNEFICSIIVMVILTVWSIVIDAPLEEPANPTQTPNPSKAPWYFLGLQEMLVYFDPWFAGVVLPSLIIVGLMVIPYVDINPKGNGYYTFKERPFAITTFLFGFFFLWISLIITGVFFRGPGWNLFWPWETWDPHMVIALTNIDLPAWGPFKWMGNPKIFGIEVIGFVLIALYSSTAFVFYYVKRDMSETIRQLGPVRYGIVAFLFLTMMSLPIKMFLRLAFNIQNIWVTPWFNI, encoded by the coding sequence ATGGCTGACGTAAAAGAAAACACGACGCCAAAACCGAGCGCGCAATCTAGCGGCGCGAAAGAACCCATAGTGGCCGATAGGGTCCATGTCTGGCCCTACCTCGTCCGCAACGAGTTCATCTGTTCGATCATTGTCATGGTGATTCTGACTGTCTGGTCGATCGTCATTGATGCGCCCCTGGAGGAGCCGGCTAATCCGACGCAGACCCCCAATCCAAGTAAGGCGCCATGGTATTTTCTGGGACTTCAGGAGATGCTGGTCTATTTCGATCCCTGGTTTGCCGGTGTTGTTCTACCCAGCCTGATCATCGTTGGGCTCATGGTGATCCCATACGTCGATATCAATCCTAAAGGTAACGGATATTACACCTTCAAAGAGCGTCCCTTCGCGATCACGACGTTTCTCTTCGGCTTTTTCTTTCTGTGGATCTCGCTTATCATTACAGGCGTATTCTTCAGAGGCCCTGGCTGGAACCTCTTCTGGCCGTGGGAGACGTGGGATCCCCATATGGTGATTGCGCTGACCAATATCGATCTGCCGGCGTGGGGTCCGTTCAAGTGGATGGGTAATCCAAAGATCTTCGGGATCGAGGTGATCGGGTTCGTGCTGATTGCGCTCTACTCCAGTACGGCGTTCGTATTTTACTATGTCAAACGGGATATGAGCGAGACGATCCGTCAGTTAGGTCCTGTGCGTTACGGGATCGTGGCCTTCCTCTTTCTGACGATGATGAGCCTTCCGATTAAGATGTTTCTGCGTCTGGCATTTAACATCCAGAATATCTGGGTGACACCCTGGTTCAATATTTAA